One genomic window of bacterium includes the following:
- a CDS encoding radical SAM protein: MRVVEAAARSVARLVARKVARNRQVAEVLFDRCRTPSDLVRSGLNHLAFLLRLPKIPFLTSVMLETTNHCNLRCRFCPSAKMHRPRGFMDPGLAERVLRDCGRLQYVYLYDWGEPMLHPELPSIIQTASRLGHRTFMVTNGTLLTPSLSEAIIRAGLSAICFSIDGLFEIYSSLRGFDYRVLEQRVMEFLGTRERLNPRLRVEINYVVSRETEQQVERFRSIWAARVDHITFQPMLMYSKVRRFRPCRELWKGSLVVLWNGTVVACCVDYDGVLKVGDATEESITSILNSRPMVLLRSDHVRGRFCSLCSYCSEYETECVDGRFDGRISGQEGAPLS, encoded by the coding sequence ATGAGAGTAGTTGAGGCGGCGGCTCGTTCTGTTGCTCGGCTGGTCGCGAGGAAAGTCGCCAGAAACAGGCAGGTCGCTGAGGTCCTTTTCGACAGGTGCAGAACGCCATCAGACCTTGTGAGGTCGGGGCTGAACCATCTGGCTTTTCTCCTGAGGCTTCCCAAGATACCATTTCTTACGAGCGTGATGCTCGAGACCACGAACCACTGCAACCTACGATGTCGCTTCTGTCCGAGCGCCAAGATGCACCGTCCAAGGGGATTCATGGACCCCGGCCTGGCCGAGAGGGTTTTGAGAGACTGCGGGAGGCTGCAATACGTTTATCTATATGATTGGGGCGAGCCGATGCTCCATCCAGAGCTTCCTTCCATAATCCAGACAGCCTCGCGCCTCGGCCACAGGACTTTCATGGTTACGAACGGGACTTTGCTCACACCGTCGCTTTCTGAGGCGATCATTCGAGCGGGGCTTTCTGCGATATGCTTCTCAATTGACGGGCTTTTTGAGATATACAGCTCTCTTCGTGGTTTCGACTACCGGGTTTTGGAGCAGAGGGTCATGGAGTTTTTGGGCACGAGGGAGCGGCTCAACCCGAGGCTAAGGGTCGAGATCAACTACGTCGTATCGCGCGAGACGGAGCAGCAGGTTGAGCGCTTCAGGTCAATCTGGGCAGCTCGAGTGGACCACATAACCTTCCAGCCGATGCTGATGTATAGCAAGGTTCGTCGCTTCAGGCCTTGTAGGGAGCTTTGGAAGGGGTCGCTCGTGGTCCTTTGGAACGGCACCGTGGTTGCGTGTTGCGTGGACTACGACGGCGTTCTCAAGGTCGGTGATGCGACCGAGGAGAGCATCACGAGCATCCTCAATTCCCGGCCGATGGTTCTGCTTCGCTCGGACCATGTCCGAGGACGCTTCTGCTCACTTTGCAGCTATTGCTCGGAGTATGAGACGGAATGCGTTGACGGGCGGTTTGACGGCAGAATCTCCGGGCAAGAGGGTGCACCTCTCTCGTAG
- a CDS encoding flagellin, with protein sequence MTVETQAVGIQHLLSLLAKDIMETEKRISSGLKVAKASDNPADYVISEMMSKTISGLTTAKVNAGNASNLVSVAEGGLKGIKDLLSAMRATALTASDSTKSGPERSALSKTIVEQMKEIDDTVRQTTWGGRQLLNGAGLFNFQTGPSPGDITSIKIDQSFYARETGVGATGDAAEVTWETDADGRNAYITDYSEVRTGDWTLEFTSAGTYNVTSNTTYEPPEATGIVGSAYSDAGIEFQLEPSGNSVNYAVGDRITFGTTASITHETEAFRSKGSTGNAASTAGSTYVGPVDGKIQVNLTGSGNATVISGQDQLTASFTFTGADGSQQTGTLSLDSTGKAEIKNGSWDSGVTIQFSDYDQMGYTNDFVEGDSFSLSVEAATITSPDTSGVIGADGISLETANAAATSVSHIDRAISLVEAFETLLGSTSQRLEIRDSSLATMIENNTAARDRIINADIIEEQLNLTRQSVQQQAALTMFMHAAQQMQLPLAVLQL encoded by the coding sequence GTGACTGTAGAGACACAAGCAGTCGGTATTCAGCACTTGCTTTCGCTTTTGGCGAAGGACATCATGGAAACAGAGAAGAGAATCTCCAGTGGTCTGAAAGTAGCGAAGGCATCGGACAACCCCGCTGATTACGTGATCTCGGAGATGATGAGTAAGACCATATCCGGGCTCACGACGGCGAAAGTCAACGCCGGCAACGCCAGCAACCTCGTGTCGGTGGCTGAGGGCGGGCTGAAGGGGATCAAGGACCTTCTCAGCGCAATGCGCGCCACTGCGCTTACGGCGTCCGACTCAACCAAATCAGGGCCGGAGCGCTCGGCCCTGAGCAAGACGATCGTTGAGCAGATGAAAGAGATCGATGATACGGTGAGGCAGACAACGTGGGGCGGAAGACAGCTGCTCAATGGCGCCGGGCTTTTCAATTTCCAGACTGGCCCGAGCCCCGGAGACATCACCTCGATCAAGATCGACCAGAGCTTCTATGCCCGCGAGACCGGAGTCGGGGCGACCGGTGATGCGGCTGAGGTTACTTGGGAAACTGACGCTGACGGCCGAAACGCCTACATAACGGATTACAGCGAGGTGCGGACAGGGGATTGGACGCTCGAGTTCACCAGCGCGGGCACCTACAATGTGACGAGCAACACGACGTATGAGCCGCCCGAGGCGACAGGTATTGTCGGGTCAGCTTACTCGGATGCTGGCATCGAGTTCCAGCTCGAGCCAAGCGGTAATTCGGTGAACTACGCGGTCGGGGACAGGATCACCTTCGGCACCACGGCATCGATCACTCATGAGACGGAAGCGTTCCGGAGCAAAGGCTCAACTGGCAACGCTGCCTCAACCGCTGGAAGCACCTACGTCGGACCGGTGGATGGTAAGATACAGGTCAACCTAACCGGTTCAGGGAACGCGACGGTAATATCGGGACAGGACCAGCTGACCGCATCCTTTACGTTCACAGGTGCGGACGGCTCCCAGCAGACCGGCACGCTCTCGCTTGACTCCACCGGCAAAGCCGAGATCAAGAATGGCTCGTGGGATTCTGGGGTCACAATCCAGTTCAGCGACTACGACCAGATGGGCTACACGAATGATTTCGTCGAGGGCGATAGCTTCTCGCTCAGCGTTGAGGCGGCCACGATCACAAGTCCGGACACTTCAGGCGTGATAGGTGCAGACGGTATCAGCTTGGAAACAGCGAATGCTGCTGCGACCTCGGTTTCGCACATCGACAGAGCGATCTCACTAGTAGAGGCTTTCGAGACACTCCTGGGTTCTACGTCGCAGAGGCTAGAGATCAGGGATAGTTCACTTGCGACAATGATCGAGAACAACACAGCCGCAAGAGACCGCATCATCAATGCGGATATCATCGAGGAGCAGCTCAACCTCACCAGACAGAGTGTCCAGCAGCAGGCGGCGCTGACGATGTTCATGCACGCCGCTCAGCAAATGCAGCTGCCGCTCGCTGTTCTTCAGCTGTAA
- a CDS encoding flagellin — MNAETQAIGIQNMLASISTLVAKTENRISTGYRVSKASDAPADYVISQMMNKTINGLQTARANVGNASNLVAVGEGGLTGIKNLLSEMRSTALTAADATKSGAERSALSQTVAEMMKELDDMVKQTTWGGKMLLNGAGLFNFQTGANPGDVTSIKIDQSFYAREIGVGLTGSAAQADWTEDADGRRIYVSDYSAVEDAEWTLEFTSAGTFNVTSTTINEPPTSTGATGTAYSDAGIEFQLEASSNSTDYAVGDRITFSSKAAAIDAIEAFRSKGTTGNAAATAGSQYTGEMGGTFQINVTGSGNATVISSQGQLTGSFTFSGADGTEHSGTMSIDADGKASLVDGTWDSGITIQLSDYDQIGSTNDFVAGDSFSFDVTAASVTGPDTTGILGTSGISLSSAAASSTSIAHIDKAISLVETYETILGSTSQRLGIRESSITTMIENNTAAMDRIVKSDLVEEQLNLTKYTVQQQAALAMFAHATTQMQMGLSILSI; from the coding sequence ATGAACGCAGAAACGCAAGCTATTGGTATTCAAAACATGCTTGCCTCAATCAGCACGCTTGTGGCCAAGACAGAGAACAGGATCTCGACGGGCTACCGTGTGTCTAAGGCGTCTGACGCCCCGGCCGACTACGTCATCTCCCAGATGATGAACAAGACGATCAATGGTCTTCAGACGGCGAGAGCCAACGTCGGCAACGCCAGCAACCTAGTGGCGGTTGGGGAAGGCGGCCTGACCGGCATCAAGAATTTGCTTAGTGAGATGCGCAGCACAGCGCTGACGGCCGCTGACGCTACGAAATCCGGGGCAGAGCGCTCCGCGTTGAGCCAGACCGTCGCCGAGATGATGAAGGAACTCGACGACATGGTCAAGCAGACGACCTGGGGCGGCAAGATGCTCCTCAACGGCGCTGGCTTGTTCAACTTCCAGACGGGCGCAAATCCAGGGGACGTAACGTCGATTAAGATCGACCAGAGCTTCTACGCGAGAGAGATCGGCGTTGGTCTGACTGGTTCGGCCGCTCAGGCGGACTGGACGGAAGACGCAGATGGTCGTAGGATCTACGTCTCTGACTACAGCGCGGTTGAAGATGCCGAATGGACACTCGAGTTCACGAGTGCTGGGACGTTCAACGTTACGAGCACAACGATCAATGAGCCGCCCACATCAACGGGCGCAACAGGCACGGCGTATTCTGACGCCGGTATCGAGTTCCAGCTGGAGGCGAGCAGCAACTCCACTGACTACGCGGTTGGCGACAGGATCACCTTCAGCAGCAAGGCGGCGGCCATTGACGCGATTGAGGCGTTTCGCAGCAAAGGCACGACAGGCAACGCGGCCGCAACCGCCGGAAGTCAATACACTGGTGAGATGGGCGGAACGTTCCAGATCAACGTCACAGGGTCCGGTAACGCGACAGTCATATCCAGTCAGGGCCAGCTGACGGGATCATTCACCTTCAGCGGAGCGGATGGGACGGAGCACAGCGGCACGATGTCCATAGATGCGGACGGCAAGGCCAGTCTAGTCGATGGAACGTGGGATTCGGGGATCACAATCCAGTTAAGCGACTACGACCAGATCGGAAGCACGAACGACTTCGTGGCGGGCGACAGCTTCTCGTTTGACGTTACTGCTGCATCCGTAACGGGACCTGATACGACAGGTATCCTGGGCACCAGTGGTATCAGCCTTTCGTCAGCGGCCGCTTCCTCGACGTCAATCGCTCACATCGACAAGGCGATCTCGTTGGTGGAGACGTATGAGACGATTCTTGGTTCGACATCCCAGAGGCTTGGTATCAGGGAGAGCTCAATCACAACGATGATTGAGAACAACACGGCGGCCATGGACCGTATCGTGAAGTCTGACCTTGTTGAAGAGCAGCTGAATCTGACCAAGTACACGGTGCAGCAGCAGGCTGCGCTGGCGATGTTCGCGCATGCGACGACGCAGATGCAGATGGGTCTGTCAATTCTCAGTATATAA
- the fliS gene encoding flagellar export chaperone FliS, translating into MLNQQMTAGRAYQAVQFATTSGPQMVLMFYEGALKFAGLAKRHTNDGNLREAYKFRGKLLNVLSELTRSLVLDSGREEVNSFFFLYDYMSKMVRETAIEQQDASGFDEVLRIMGELRDSWKEMLARNKMAGQS; encoded by the coding sequence ATGTTAAATCAGCAGATGACCGCCGGAAGGGCTTACCAGGCAGTTCAGTTCGCAACTACGAGCGGCCCCCAGATGGTGCTTATGTTCTACGAGGGTGCGCTCAAGTTCGCTGGACTTGCTAAAAGACATACGAACGACGGGAACTTGAGAGAAGCCTACAAGTTTCGCGGCAAGCTGCTGAACGTGTTGTCTGAACTGACGCGCTCTTTGGTCCTGGATTCAGGACGCGAGGAGGTCAACAGTTTCTTCTTCCTCTATGACTATATGAGCAAAATGGTGCGAGAGACCGCAATCGAGCAGCAAGATGCGAGCGGCTTCGACGAGGTCCTGCGCATCATGGGCGAGCTCAGGGATAGTTGGAAGGAGATGTTGGCCCGTAACAAGATGGCTGGCCAGAGCTGA
- a CDS encoding glutamate mutase L encodes MGKIIPEEVRSILATDCGSTTTKAILIEKHDGEYRLIVRGESPTTVESPFEDVTMGVLNAIAEVEELAGRRILDGNKIISPQRDEQVGVDIYISTSSAGGGLQMMVAGVVKSMTVESAERAALGAGAIVMDAIASNDGRRPHEKIERIRQLRPDMILLSGGIDGGTVSHVVEIAELIAAADPKPRLGMSYRLPVIYAGNKDARGEITQRLGEKTDLSIVDNLRPVLERENLIPARNKIHDLFMEHVMAQAPGYKKLMGWTHAPIMPTPGAVGKIIETIAKLEDIQVVGVDIGGATTDIFSVFSGVFNRTVSANLGMSYSVSNVLAEAGIENVMRWIPFDLEERDLRNRIKNKMIRPTTIPQSLQELIIEQAIAREALRLAFEHHKSLAVGLKGVQQERTISDAFAQSRTGGTLVNMMSLDMLVGSGGILSHAPRRHQAALMMIDAFQPEGITQLTVDSIFMMPQLGVLSTLHERAATEVFEKDCLIHLGTCIAARGTGKPGTPCMQVSADLPSGEHREVSLSLGEMYLLNAAVGESAQLKVSPHKGFDVGAGPGKSLTAKVSGGVVGIILDARGRPIVLPGNKPERVRKLQEWQRALSVYPEYSF; translated from the coding sequence ATGGGTAAGATTATTCCAGAGGAAGTGCGGTCGATTTTGGCTACCGACTGCGGTAGCACGACAACGAAGGCGATACTCATAGAGAAGCACGACGGGGAGTATCGCCTGATCGTTCGTGGGGAGTCGCCAACCACGGTCGAGTCGCCGTTTGAGGACGTTACGATGGGCGTTTTGAACGCCATCGCCGAGGTTGAGGAGCTCGCGGGGCGGAGGATACTTGACGGGAACAAGATAATCTCGCCTCAAAGAGACGAGCAGGTCGGGGTTGACATATACATCTCGACGTCGAGCGCTGGTGGGGGTCTTCAGATGATGGTGGCTGGGGTGGTCAAGAGCATGACGGTGGAATCGGCTGAGCGTGCGGCGCTTGGAGCCGGGGCGATCGTCATGGACGCCATCGCGTCGAACGACGGACGTCGGCCTCACGAGAAGATCGAGCGCATACGCCAGCTTCGGCCGGACATGATCTTGCTTTCGGGCGGGATTGACGGCGGGACGGTCTCGCATGTGGTAGAGATCGCGGAGCTCATCGCGGCGGCGGACCCCAAACCTCGGCTCGGGATGTCATATCGATTGCCTGTTATCTATGCCGGCAACAAGGACGCAAGGGGCGAGATAACTCAGCGCCTCGGCGAAAAGACGGACCTTTCGATCGTCGATAACCTTCGGCCGGTGCTTGAGCGAGAGAACCTCATCCCCGCTCGGAACAAGATCCACGATTTGTTCATGGAACATGTAATGGCCCAGGCTCCGGGCTACAAGAAGCTCATGGGTTGGACTCATGCTCCGATCATGCCGACTCCGGGCGCGGTGGGGAAGATAATTGAGACGATAGCGAAGCTCGAGGATATCCAGGTCGTTGGCGTTGACATCGGCGGCGCCACGACTGACATTTTCTCGGTGTTTTCGGGCGTTTTCAACCGAACCGTTTCCGCCAACCTCGGCATGAGTTACAGCGTGTCAAACGTTCTGGCTGAGGCGGGCATTGAGAATGTGATGCGGTGGATTCCGTTCGATTTGGAGGAAAGAGACCTAAGGAATCGGATCAAGAACAAGATGATCCGCCCGACAACGATACCTCAGAGCCTTCAGGAGCTAATCATCGAGCAGGCGATCGCCAGAGAGGCGCTACGGCTTGCTTTCGAGCACCATAAGTCGCTTGCGGTCGGCCTGAAGGGTGTTCAGCAGGAACGGACGATTTCCGACGCTTTTGCGCAATCTCGAACGGGCGGAACGCTAGTGAATATGATGAGTTTGGACATGCTCGTCGGCAGCGGAGGCATCCTGTCTCATGCGCCTCGTCGGCATCAGGCGGCACTAATGATGATTGACGCGTTCCAGCCGGAAGGGATCACACAACTTACTGTCGATAGCATTTTTATGATGCCACAGCTTGGTGTTTTGTCCACGTTGCATGAGAGGGCGGCGACTGAGGTCTTCGAGAAGGACTGTTTAATTCATCTTGGCACGTGCATAGCAGCGAGGGGCACAGGCAAACCAGGGACTCCATGTATGCAGGTTTCGGCTGATCTGCCGAGCGGAGAGCATAGGGAGGTCTCGCTCAGTCTGGGCGAGATGTATCTGCTGAACGCGGCTGTCGGTGAATCGGCTCAACTGAAGGTGAGTCCTCACAAGGGATTTGACGTTGGCGCCGGGCCTGGCAAGTCGCTCACAGCCAAGGTTAGCGGCGGCGTTGTCGGCATCATCCTCGATGCACGGGGCAGGCCCATTGTCCTGCCTGGGAACAAGCCAGAAAGGGTGCGAAAGCTTCAGGAATGGCAGAGAGCGCTCTCGGTTTATCCAGAATACTCTTTCTAA
- a CDS encoding flagellar export chaperone FliS, which produces MDQRLHAKRTYHSVQVRTASGPRLILMLYEGGIKAAGLAKNKMLEGNIRDAYKYRGKLLCVLSGLMSSLTVESGHKEVNSFLFLYSHMSKLAREAQIEKQDEASFDEIMHILGELRSCWHKMLVDNGIV; this is translated from the coding sequence GTGGATCAGAGGCTACACGCAAAGAGAACGTACCATTCGGTTCAGGTCAGAACCGCCAGCGGTCCCCGTTTGATACTGATGCTGTATGAAGGAGGGATCAAGGCTGCTGGACTGGCCAAGAACAAAATGCTCGAGGGAAACATTCGTGACGCCTACAAGTATCGCGGAAAGCTTCTCTGCGTCCTATCTGGCCTCATGAGCTCCCTGACGGTCGAATCTGGGCACAAGGAGGTTAATAGCTTCCTGTTTTTGTATAGCCACATGAGTAAGCTTGCCCGTGAGGCCCAGATCGAGAAGCAGGACGAGGCAAGCTTTGACGAGATAATGCACATACTAGGTGAGCTCAGGTCCTGCTGGCACAAGATGCTTGTTGACAATGGGATCGTGTAG
- the gatE gene encoding Glu-tRNA(Gln) amidotransferase subunit GatE, with protein MGRRCAEMARPGYKRYWYFVNVEYLSAEEYEELGLTSGIEIHQQIKTAKKLFCHCPVIMHKDNDFDAVVVRHMRPTLSELGEYDGTALMEFKTKKEVVYQLYHDCVCTYEMDDTPPFMINQDAVDIAIVVSLLLGCTMIDELFITRKQYLDGSIPTGFQRTCIVGIDGVIRHKGKRIRIRQLGLEEDACREVSDVGHRITFKADRLGMPLVEVVTERDMVTPWEVEDVAEQIGTSLKAMGLVHRGLGSVRQDVNVSIAGSTRVEIKGVPKVSLIGPLVHYEALRQKHLLELKEELASRGVTKESLKFWSVDVATMVGELGSAILEEQLDIGPGNCVVVIGLGKLGGILSPELQPGKPFGYEVSQRIKVIACLDGEPNIMWNDGKGRTGDISDNAWSRVFLALGASTDDAVILVWGNRQDVKTAVSETRLRIEDAIDGVPNETRQAYENGTTGFERILPGPNRMYPDTDLPPIEIPAERIEQAKSRIEANPFEAFERFRNLGLSEEAIKQLMRTGKWKLFDRLVSELGVEPCFAAFVLTERLRWLERAGFDVSELSDDEIFEIFEAHKMGRLSQEAVSWVLRDIVVFDDALEVAMERYALDSTGEEAVNEAVCERLKSRRDLLDVLPADKVFNALMGDIMRSTCLKLEPRSVAKALRKALGEVHESS; from the coding sequence GTGGGACGCCGCTGTGCAGAGATGGCGAGGCCGGGATACAAGAGATATTGGTATTTCGTGAATGTAGAATACTTAAGCGCCGAGGAATACGAAGAGCTTGGGCTCACATCTGGTATTGAGATCCATCAGCAGATCAAGACCGCGAAGAAGCTCTTCTGTCATTGCCCGGTAATAATGCACAAGGATAACGACTTCGACGCGGTCGTGGTTCGGCACATGCGTCCGACTCTTTCGGAGCTTGGCGAATACGACGGGACGGCCTTGATGGAGTTCAAGACCAAGAAAGAGGTCGTCTATCAGCTGTATCACGACTGTGTCTGCACGTATGAGATGGACGATACGCCGCCGTTTATGATAAACCAGGACGCGGTCGATATAGCGATTGTGGTTTCTCTGCTGCTGGGCTGCACGATGATCGATGAGCTGTTCATCACTCGCAAGCAGTATTTGGACGGAAGCATCCCGACCGGCTTCCAGCGCACGTGCATTGTGGGGATAGACGGAGTCATTCGGCACAAGGGCAAGAGAATCCGCATCCGGCAGCTGGGACTCGAGGAGGACGCTTGCCGAGAAGTCTCTGATGTGGGGCATCGCATCACCTTCAAGGCCGACCGGCTTGGCATGCCGCTGGTTGAGGTCGTTACGGAGCGCGACATGGTGACGCCCTGGGAGGTTGAGGACGTCGCGGAGCAGATCGGCACGAGCCTGAAGGCAATGGGACTTGTGCACCGGGGGCTCGGTAGCGTTCGGCAGGACGTGAATGTCAGCATCGCTGGTTCGACACGGGTCGAGATCAAGGGCGTGCCCAAGGTGTCTCTGATCGGGCCACTTGTCCACTACGAGGCGCTGAGGCAGAAGCATTTGCTCGAGCTTAAGGAGGAGCTGGCCAGCCGAGGCGTCACAAAGGAGAGCTTGAAGTTCTGGAGCGTGGACGTTGCCACAATGGTTGGCGAGCTTGGCTCCGCAATCCTCGAAGAACAACTTGACATCGGGCCGGGCAATTGCGTTGTGGTGATAGGCCTCGGCAAACTTGGCGGAATTCTCAGCCCAGAACTACAGCCGGGAAAACCTTTCGGATACGAGGTCTCCCAGCGGATCAAGGTGATTGCTTGCCTCGACGGCGAGCCCAACATAATGTGGAACGACGGCAAGGGGCGAACAGGGGACATCAGCGACAATGCTTGGTCAAGAGTCTTTTTGGCTCTCGGCGCCTCAACAGATGACGCGGTCATCTTGGTTTGGGGGAACAGACAGGATGTAAAGACAGCTGTGTCGGAGACGCGGTTGAGGATCGAGGACGCGATTGACGGCGTTCCCAACGAGACAAGGCAGGCGTATGAAAATGGGACGACCGGATTCGAGCGAATTCTCCCCGGGCCTAACCGCATGTATCCAGATACCGACTTGCCGCCGATTGAGATTCCGGCTGAGCGGATTGAGCAGGCCAAGTCGAGAATTGAGGCAAACCCGTTTGAGGCGTTCGAGCGTTTTCGGAATCTGGGCCTTTCCGAGGAGGCTATCAAGCAGCTGATGCGCACTGGTAAATGGAAGCTCTTTGACCGATTGGTTAGCGAGCTGGGAGTTGAGCCCTGTTTTGCGGCCTTCGTTTTGACGGAGCGTTTGAGGTGGCTTGAGCGAGCGGGTTTTGACGTGTCCGAGCTGTCGGATGACGAGATTTTCGAGATTTTCGAGGCGCACAAGATGGGCAGGTTGTCCCAAGAGGCAGTTTCTTGGGTGTTGCGCGACATTGTCGTGTTCGACGATGCGCTCGAGGTGGCGATGGAGCGTTATGCGCTCGACTCTACCGGCGAAGAGGCTGTCAATGAGGCTGTCTGCGAGCGGCTTAAGTCTCGTCGGGACCTGCTTGACGTGTTGCCTGCCGATAAGGTCTTCAATGCGCTGATGGGGGACATCATGCGATCAACCTGTCTGAAACTTGAGCCCAGGAGTGTTGCGAAGGCCCTTCGCAAGGCCCTGGGCGAAGTTCATGAGAGTAGTTGA
- a CDS encoding flagellar protein FlaG, with the protein MMRIEIASNLQTNSIYGDRRAAAAARTNDERQSASADARATEVKASSVGLGQASDRTGSIRDEAASVQRPAPVEETDDNARSSTAESSPARTEDDLKEFISMLNELSQMSKNQLEFEFEPEEEISVIRVVDAETGEMVRRIPPEKLLAAMNQVFDMLGIVLDKTA; encoded by the coding sequence ATGATGCGGATTGAAATCGCCTCGAATCTCCAGACAAACTCAATCTATGGGGATAGGAGAGCCGCAGCTGCCGCGCGAACGAACGACGAGAGACAATCAGCCAGCGCGGATGCCCGGGCCACCGAAGTGAAGGCCAGCAGTGTTGGTCTTGGACAAGCCTCGGATAGGACCGGCAGCATCAGAGACGAAGCTGCGTCCGTTCAAAGGCCAGCTCCAGTTGAGGAAACAGATGATAACGCACGTTCCTCAACTGCTGAGAGCAGCCCGGCACGGACAGAAGATGATCTCAAAGAGTTCATCTCAATGCTCAACGAGCTGAGTCAGATGTCGAAGAACCAACTCGAGTTCGAGTTCGAGCCCGAGGAGGAGATATCGGTAATTCGCGTGGTTGACGCTGAGACCGGCGAGATGGTTCGGAGGATACCACCTGAGAAACTTCTCGCCGCGATGAACCAAGTGTTCGACATGTTAGGGATAGTTCTCGATAAGACGGCTTAG